In the genome of Vanacampus margaritifer isolate UIUO_Vmar chromosome 1, RoL_Vmar_1.0, whole genome shotgun sequence, one region contains:
- the LOC144038547 gene encoding E3 ubiquitin-protein ligase TRIM39, translated as MSSSMREELSCPICLQLFLDPVVLPCGHNYCQVCILQTINNGNKILQCPECRLEYPGAQSLQKNFKLGNIISGYQTFLSKPHAQPENQLKIDKAWEQPADEASQTGKECDIHHCPFVYFCSTDMTLLCSKCFMEGLHQNHDLLTFNVAEGEMRHALEVRSKVVSNRLKMTDFLVEKVKEQQGLSEAVGDKLVHKAITTVEIMARLVDGYRDRLQALLEEEQSKRRNSWQVGVDAMEEQQQLLVDAQRSATEALNMTESCSFINQFLMIEEKLRRASIVTISYNIPTKAPFNTKQLQKDLRTEAFRAEMNRLSDFLCILFNPLELTFNASTVHPSLQLSNDLRTAKYTDTKQSYGENKERFTSAPQVMCDQGFSSGEHVWVVEVGPESMWSLGLCYKSIPRRGDHSRLGHNSVSWRLQWKNGKLTVCKSSSNVVLREMVNQPLKIEVALDYEEGTLVFHSIKGQREHLYTFKDAFKETVYPAFSIHSNTPDSYITLQCGL; from the exons ATGAGTAGCTCCATGCGAGAGGAGCTCAGTTGTCCTATCTGCCTTCAGCTTTTCTTGGACCCCGTGGTTCTCCCCTGCGGCCACAACTACTGTCAGGTTTGCATCTTGCAGACCATCAACAACGGCAACAAGATCCTGCAATGCCCGGAGTGTCGCCTGGAGTATCCGGGTGCCCAATCCCTGCAGAAGAACTTCAAACTCGGTAACATCATCAGCGGATACCAAACGTTTTTGTCAAAGCCCCACGCTCAACCGGAGAACCAGCTGAAGATTGACAAAGCATGGGAGCAGCCTGCGGACGAGGCATCACAGACGGGGAAGGAGTGCGACATCCACCACTGTCCCTTCGTGTACTTTTGCTCCACCGACATGACCTTGCTGTGTTCCAAGTGTTTCATGGAGGGGCTGCACCAGAACCATGACCTTCTCACCTTCAACGTTGCTGAGGGGGAGATGAGGCATGCCCTCGAGGTCCGCAGCAAG GTGGTTTCCAACAGACTGAAAATGACGGACTTCCTGGTTGAGAAGGTAAAGGAGCAGCAGGGTCTTTCTGAAGCTGTTGGAGACAAACTGGTTCACAAGGCCATCACAACAGTGGAAATCATGGCGAGACTGGTGGATGG GTACCGTGACAGATTGCAGGCGCTCCTGGAGGAGGAGCAAAGCAAGCGTCGAAACAGCTGGCAGGTGGGCGTGGACGCAATGGAGGAGCAACAGCAGCTACTAGTGGATGCCCAGCGAAGTGCAACTGAGGCCCTCAACATGACGGAGTCGTGCAGCTTCATAAAcca GTTTTTAATGATAGAAGAGAAGCTAAGGAGAGCTTCCATTGTCACAATTTCCTACAACATCCCCACAAAGGCTCCATTTAACACCAAGCAACTGCAGAAAGACCTCAGGACCGAGGCCTTCCGAGCCGAAATGAACCGCCTGTCCGACTTCCTTTGCATCCTCTTCAATCCTCTGGAGCTCACCTTCAACGCGAGCACAGTCCACCCCAGCTTGCAACTGAGCAACGACCTGCGCACGGCCAAGTACACCGACACCAAGCAGTCATACGGCGAGAACAAAGAGCGCTTCACCAGTGCCCCGCAGGTCATGTGCGACCAGGGCTTTTCCAGTGGCGAGCATGTTTGGGTGGTGGAGGTGGGCCCAGAAAGTATGTGGTCGCTGGGGTTGTGTTACAAGAGCATCCCCCGACGCGGCGACCACAGCCGCCTGGGTCACAACTCGGTGTCATGGCGGCTCCAGTGGAAAAACGGCAAACTGACAGTGTGCAAGTCTTCGTCAAACGTAGTCCTGCGCGAAATGGTCAACCAGCCGCTGAAAATTGAGGTGGCACTGGACTATGAGGAAGGCACATTGGTGTTCCATAGCATTAAAGGCCAAAGGGAGCATCTCTACACATTCAAGGATGCGTTTAAAGAGACTGTTTACCCAGCTTTCAGCATCCACTCCAACACGCCAGACTCGTATATCACACTCCAGTGTGGCTTGTGA